One Campylobacter lari DNA segment encodes these proteins:
- a CDS encoding multidrug ABC transporter permease/ATP-binding protein produces the protein MQFIFILFKENKLKIILFLLFSIFTSLLGVLTLVFINEFLLKTSLENSNIIVYFVLLLPVFFASSSFVEIALSSFGQSFIFKMQRRVVKQILDTSVLSILNTTKAKVLASLNNDVRSISFGLLRLPEFIQSSVLIICVSAYIAYLSLEIFFLCLAWIVCVFLVDNFLMSKVYFYFKNARENDDALQKNYQNILQGHKELTLNPLRAKYYYENEFEKNALKKKKSSTMGNILHILSNNWSNSAMLALVGVEFYIALSYELASLQSATTIALSVLFLRAPLGAMIGSFPTLMMAKIALDKISNLNLENYSHEFKLSQNKKTWQKLSFKDVSFAYNEKFALKPVNFELKKGECVFLIGKNGSGKSTFSMILAGLFTDFKGSIFLDDEKVTSENIYEYRSLISAIFSDFHLFEHVLEDEKFSKEDLAYWLEILELNEKVELVGNTFSTIKLSAGQKKRLAMLNALLEKRDILILDEWAADQDPMFRKFFYTKLLPLLKQKGITIFAITHDDVYFDMADRILLAQNGQICELKGDIKELAKNAVEKF, from the coding sequence ATGCAATTTATATTTATACTTTTTAAAGAAAATAAACTTAAAATCATTCTTTTTCTGCTTTTTAGTATTTTTACAAGCTTACTAGGTGTATTGACTTTAGTTTTTATTAATGAGTTTTTATTAAAAACTAGTCTTGAAAACTCAAATATCATTGTGTATTTTGTGCTTTTATTGCCTGTGTTTTTTGCGAGTTCTTCTTTTGTAGAAATTGCTCTAAGCTCGTTCGGGCAAAGCTTTATTTTTAAAATGCAAAGAAGGGTTGTAAAGCAAATTTTAGATACAAGTGTTTTGAGTATTTTAAACACCACTAAAGCAAAGGTTTTAGCTTCTTTAAATAATGATGTGCGTAGTATTTCTTTTGGACTTTTAAGACTTCCTGAATTTATACAATCAAGTGTTTTGATTATTTGTGTAAGTGCTTATATAGCTTATCTTTCTTTGGAAATTTTCTTTTTGTGTTTAGCGTGGATAGTGTGTGTTTTTTTGGTGGATAATTTTTTGATGAGCAAGGTATATTTTTATTTTAAAAATGCTAGAGAAAATGATGATGCTTTGCAAAAAAACTATCAAAATATTTTACAAGGACATAAAGAATTAACCTTAAATCCTTTAAGAGCAAAGTATTATTATGAAAATGAGTTTGAAAAAAATGCTCTAAAAAAGAAAAAAAGCTCTACTATGGGAAATATCTTGCATATTTTATCTAACAATTGGAGCAATAGTGCTATGCTAGCTTTAGTAGGAGTAGAGTTTTATATAGCTTTAAGCTATGAACTTGCTAGTTTGCAAAGTGCTACGACTATTGCTTTAAGTGTGCTTTTTTTAAGAGCGCCACTTGGAGCTATGATAGGAAGTTTTCCTACGCTTATGATGGCAAAGATCGCTTTAGATAAAATTTCAAATTTAAATTTAGAAAACTATTCTCATGAATTTAAACTCAGTCAAAATAAAAAAACTTGGCAAAAACTTTCTTTTAAAGATGTGTCTTTTGCATACAATGAAAAATTTGCCCTAAAGCCTGTAAATTTTGAGCTTAAAAAAGGCGAATGTGTATTTTTAATAGGTAAAAATGGTAGTGGTAAATCTACTTTTTCTATGATTTTAGCGGGGCTTTTCACAGATTTTAAAGGAAGTATTTTTTTAGATGATGAAAAAGTAACTTCAGAAAATATTTATGAGTATAGAAGTTTAATTAGTGCGATTTTTAGTGATTTTCATTTGTTTGAGCATGTTTTAGAAGATGAGAAATTTAGCAAAGAAGACTTGGCATACTGGCTTGAAATTTTAGAACTTAATGAAAAAGTAGAGCTTGTGGGAAATACTTTTAGTACTATAAAGCTCTCAGCTGGACAAAAAAAGCGTCTTGCTATGCTTAATGCTTTGCTTGAAAAAAGAGATATTTTGATTTTAGATGAGTGGGCAGCTGATCAAGATCCTATGTTTAGAAAGTTTTTTTATACTAAACTTTTGCCACTTTTAAAACAAAAAGGTATTACTATATTTGCTATAACTCACGATGATGTGTATTTTGATATGGCTGATAGAATTTTACTCGCACAAAATGGTCAAATTTGTGAATTAAAAGGCGATATAAAAGAATTAGCTAAAAATGCAGTAGAAAAATTTTAA
- the tsaD gene encoding tRNA (adenosine(37)-N6)-threonylcarbamoyltransferase complex transferase subunit TsaD has translation MKSLILAIESSCDDSSIAIIDKNSFECIFHTKISQENAHSVYGGVVPELAARLHSEALPKILEKCQKYFDKLCAIAVTNEPGLSVSLIGGVAMAKMLAISLNLPLIAINHLKGHIYSMFLDKKASFDMGVLLVSGGHTMVLFIDEQGKITELARTTDDSFGESFDKVAKMMGLGYPGGAIIENLAKNAKESDLEFSIPLLHSKDLAYSFSGLKNQVRLEILKEELSLERKSKIAFAFQKAAIAHILNKLEKIFKEYKFKCFGIVGGASANLSLRSQIEHLCQSYQCELLLAPLEYCSDNALMIARAACEAYERKEFVSIEDDLISPKVKNLQGML, from the coding sequence ATGAAAAGTTTAATCCTTGCCATAGAAAGCTCGTGTGATGATAGTTCTATTGCTATCATAGATAAAAACAGCTTTGAATGCATTTTTCATACAAAGATTTCTCAAGAAAATGCCCATAGTGTCTATGGAGGGGTGGTGCCTGAGCTTGCAGCAAGATTACATAGTGAAGCCTTACCTAAAATCTTAGAAAAATGCCAAAAATACTTTGATAAGCTTTGTGCCATAGCAGTTACAAATGAACCTGGTCTTAGTGTGAGTTTGATAGGTGGGGTAGCTATGGCTAAAATGCTTGCCATTAGTTTAAATTTACCGCTTATAGCGATTAACCACTTAAAAGGACATATTTATTCTATGTTTTTAGATAAAAAAGCTAGCTTTGATATGGGTGTGTTGCTTGTAAGTGGTGGACATACTATGGTGCTTTTTATCGATGAGCAAGGCAAAATCACAGAACTAGCAAGAACAACTGATGATAGCTTTGGAGAAAGCTTTGATAAAGTAGCTAAGATGATGGGGCTTGGTTATCCTGGTGGGGCCATCATAGAAAATTTAGCTAAAAATGCAAAAGAAAGTGATTTAGAATTTAGCATACCTTTACTTCATTCTAAAGACTTAGCTTATAGTTTTTCAGGACTTAAAAACCAAGTGCGTTTGGAAATTTTAAAAGAAGAGTTAAGCTTAGAGCGTAAAAGCAAAATCGCCTTTGCATTTCAAAAAGCAGCCATAGCGCATATTTTAAACAAGTTAGAAAAAATTTTTAAAGAGTATAAATTTAAATGTTTTGGTATAGTAGGTGGAGCTAGTGCAAATTTAAGTTTAAGAAGTCAAATAGAGCATTTATGCCAAAGCTATCAATGTGAGCTTTTGCTAGCTCCGCTTGAGTATTGCTCAGACAATGCTTTGATGATAGCAAGAGCAGCTTGTGAAGCTTATGAGCGTAAAGAATTTGTAAGTATTGAAGATGATCTTATAAGCCCTAAAGTAAAAAACTTACAAGGTATGTTATGA
- a CDS encoding type II secretion system protein — protein sequence MKKAFTIIELVFVVIILGVLAAVALPKFSASKDEASTAQALGNLKTFINDVSSYVLKNESLSSIALMSNVANIKNEDLSNLQNSTKELDFSVGNDEQCFKVLFVDKESILLLAFIVDSTQKSKAQNIADLKNQVLKDPKNQSIKTQLDEALNAFSQSELISTSKSKACQSLIHSKAFKDLATRVYFLSGS from the coding sequence ATGAAAAAGGCTTTTACTATTATAGAACTTGTGTTTGTAGTGATTATACTTGGGGTTTTAGCAGCAGTTGCTTTGCCAAAATTTAGCGCAAGTAAAGATGAAGCAAGCACAGCTCAAGCTTTGGGAAATTTAAAAACTTTTATCAATGATGTAAGCTCTTATGTGTTAAAAAATGAAAGTCTTTCCAGTATAGCTTTAATGAGTAATGTAGCAAATATAAAAAATGAAGATTTATCAAATTTGCAAAATTCCACCAAAGAGCTTGATTTTAGTGTAGGAAATGATGAGCAGTGCTTTAAAGTGCTTTTTGTGGATAAAGAAAGCATTTTGCTTTTAGCATTTATAGTTGATAGCACCCAAAAAAGCAAAGCCCAAAATATAGCAGATTTAAAAAATCAAGTTTTGAAAGACCCTAAAAATCAAAGTATAAAAACTCAACTAGATGAGGCTTTAAATGCCTTTAGTCAAAGTGAGCTTATAAGCACTTCAAAATCTAAAGCTTGTCAAAGTCTAATCCACTCTAAAGCTTTTAAAGACTTAGCTACTAGGGTGTATTTTTTAAGTGGTAGTTGA
- the pgp1 gene encoding peptidoglycan D,L-carboxypeptidase Pgp1 gives MRYFLSVLIFINAVFALEFSVKENGKSLDDNNTVLILGGIQGDEPGGFHAASLLLSDYNITKGKIIVAPNLAFESIIARNRGNFGDLNRKFAHIDESDPDFHTIERIKKLILDPEVNMVINLHDGSGFYRPQYESKDKNPNRWGNTSIIDQSEVNSTKYADLESIAKEAVENINKALVKEEHQYHLKNTKTQESNDKDMLKALTYFVVSNHKAAFANEASKNLPTHLRVYYHLLAVEYYLKKANIEFQRTFELTPNGVYRAIEKPLEVRLFNDKILLYLDKPTNAINFLPFPVNQALNYEASNEITAVISNANSYSINYGNRLQTRLYPEYFEFSNALDSVEMIVDGKNIQTNFAQKIMVKNSFKIPSIVGVRVNVIGFDRGNDESGIEISKNQMQSRYSLDKKRKIYRVEFYELKNANLADQALEKKTNFKEIKKANIPAKAIEKAEQKDKFIGMILVEFQ, from the coding sequence GTGAGATATTTTTTAAGTGTTTTGATTTTTATAAATGCAGTTTTTGCTTTAGAATTTAGTGTGAAAGAAAATGGAAAAAGTTTAGATGATAATAACACAGTTTTAATCCTTGGAGGCATACAAGGAGATGAACCAGGTGGGTTTCATGCAGCTAGTTTGCTTTTGAGTGATTATAATATCACTAAAGGTAAAATCATCGTTGCGCCAAATTTAGCTTTTGAAAGTATTATTGCTAGAAATAGGGGAAATTTTGGAGATTTAAATAGAAAATTTGCTCATATAGATGAAAGCGATCCTGATTTTCACACTATAGAGCGTATAAAAAAGCTTATTTTAGACCCTGAAGTTAATATGGTCATAAATTTACACGATGGAAGCGGTTTTTATAGACCACAATATGAAAGCAAAGATAAAAACCCAAACCGCTGGGGTAATACTAGCATTATTGATCAAAGTGAGGTAAATTCTACAAAATATGCAGACTTAGAAAGCATAGCTAAAGAAGCGGTGGAAAATATCAACAAAGCTTTGGTAAAAGAAGAACATCAATATCATTTAAAAAACACCAAGACCCAAGAAAGCAATGACAAAGATATGCTAAAGGCTTTAACTTATTTTGTAGTGTCAAATCACAAAGCAGCCTTTGCTAACGAAGCGAGCAAAAATTTACCAACACATTTAAGAGTGTATTATCATCTTTTGGCGGTGGAGTATTATCTAAAAAAGGCAAATATAGAATTTCAAAGAACTTTTGAGCTAACTCCAAATGGAGTTTATAGAGCTATTGAAAAACCTTTAGAAGTAAGACTTTTTAATGATAAAATTTTACTTTATCTTGACAAACCTACTAATGCTATAAATTTTTTGCCTTTTCCTGTTAATCAAGCTTTAAATTATGAAGCAAGCAATGAGATTACAGCGGTGATTTCAAATGCTAATTCATACTCAATCAATTACGGCAATCGCTTGCAAACAAGACTATATCCTGAATACTTTGAGTTTTCAAATGCGCTAGATAGTGTTGAAATGATAGTAGATGGAAAAAATATACAAACAAATTTTGCTCAAAAAATCATGGTAAAAAATAGCTTTAAAATTCCTTCCATTGTAGGTGTAAGGGTTAATGTCATAGGTTTTGATAGGGGTAATGATGAAAGTGGTATAGAGATAAGTAAAAATCAAATGCAAAGTCGTTATTCTTTGGATAAAAAAAGAAAAATTTATAGAGTAGAATTTTATGAGTTAAAAAATGCTAATTTAGCTGATCAAGCCTTAGAAAAAAAGACAAATTTTAAAGAAATCAAAAAAGCAAATATACCTGCAAAAGCCATAGAAAAAGCAGAGCAAAAAGACAAATTTATCGGTATGATTTTAGTGGAATTTCAATGA
- the dxr gene encoding 1-deoxy-D-xylulose-5-phosphate reductoisomerase produces the protein MIVLGSTGSIGVNTLFIAKEKNISIEALSCGKNIKLLNEQIALFKPKFVCIQDEKDKTLVHHDKIFCGQEGLKAMIAECKSSLVVNAIVGFAGLNSSLMAQKLGKTLALANKESLVVAGKFFDTSKIKAIDSEHAALKCLIDKRKNIKKLFITASGGAFYNYKIKDLKNASVKEALKHPNWSMGAKITIDSASMCNKLFEIIEAYHLYGIKQIDALIERKSLVHALCEFKDGGISTYFSHANMRLSIAQAILDEHDQSFIENLDLLAIPSLKFEKISLKKYPIFSLKDELLKEPDLGVIINSANEYMVYQFLAQKAQFLDIAKGIFKALDHFGVPKINQIEDVFEYDKQVRLYLDKEMK, from the coding sequence ATGATTGTACTTGGAAGCACGGGAAGTATAGGGGTTAATACTCTTTTTATTGCTAAAGAAAAAAACATAAGCATAGAAGCTTTATCTTGTGGTAAAAATATCAAGCTTTTAAATGAGCAAATAGCTCTTTTTAAACCTAAATTTGTATGTATCCAAGATGAAAAAGATAAAACCTTGGTTCATCATGATAAGATTTTTTGTGGCCAAGAGGGCTTAAAAGCGATGATAGCTGAGTGTAAAAGCTCTTTGGTGGTAAATGCTATAGTAGGTTTTGCGGGGTTAAACTCAAGTCTTATGGCGCAAAAGCTTGGCAAAACTTTAGCCTTAGCAAATAAAGAAAGCCTAGTAGTAGCAGGGAAATTTTTTGACACTTCCAAAATTAAAGCCATAGATAGCGAACATGCAGCACTAAAGTGCTTGATAGATAAAAGAAAAAACATTAAAAAGCTTTTCATCACAGCAAGTGGCGGAGCCTTTTATAATTATAAAATCAAAGATTTAAAAAATGCCAGTGTAAAAGAAGCTCTCAAGCATCCCAACTGGAGTATGGGGGCTAAGATCACTATAGATAGTGCTAGTATGTGTAATAAGCTTTTTGAAATCATCGAAGCTTATCATCTTTATGGTATTAAACAAATAGATGCTTTGATAGAAAGAAAGTCTTTGGTGCATGCTTTGTGCGAGTTTAAAGACGGTGGTATAAGTACGTATTTTTCTCATGCAAATATGCGTTTGTCTATAGCTCAAGCGATTTTAGATGAGCATGATCAAAGCTTTATAGAAAATTTGGATTTACTAGCTATACCAAGTTTAAAATTTGAAAAAATTAGTTTAAAAAAATATCCTATATTTTCACTCAAAGATGAGCTTTTGAAAGAGCCTGACTTGGGTGTGATTATAAATAGTGCAAATGAGTATATGGTGTATCAATTTTTAGCTCAAAAAGCGCAGTTTTTAGACATAGCTAAAGGAATTTTTAAAGCATTAGATCATTTTGGTGTGCCAAAGATTAACCAAATTGAAGATGTTTTTGAGTATGATAAACAAGTAAGGCTTTATTTAGATAAGGAAATGAAGTGA
- a CDS encoding autotransporter outer membrane beta-barrel domain-containing protein → MSYFTGGGIENSQSNNTSLNSSHSNNNFSFTKKTFLSLATISFLATCANASIVTISDQASNGSIKITKAKDSKTLKEKQTKNSRDISGGSCSGTTCTISDSQTGQINISNGGGTLTITDKGSVSGGGQGIMVNNKVSNVTIVNQGSINGKVSGIKSQGTIDSILNSGTISGGSHYGVYVNGGSVESIENQKDGVIQGNKSGIHLDNQAKISSVVNKGTIVTTSASGVGLYEAGAGINVITWGTSIKTIDNQGLILTSNAGIGVLSSATNGDSNVETLKNSGTIEYTGSLDMINEKNEGFGQGAGIYISNMDGIPKINTIENSGLINTYNGMYFSLGSQVENINNLGTIHAIKDGIVLGNDVGSNEKRQTEIKHINNTGSIIAGRHGIFIDKSSNQEVPFYINTIENKGTILGQSGAGIFISAPKEHIKDYVKLDGSNSLIAGGTAGIHNKGTIGTNNNGASVNNGNVIDLQNGATIAALSPNKDGSFNYNLAGDAILNEGTIKGNINLDKEANIYGAINNKNTITGNISLNNNSYASSIKNEKEIQGSINLKNDSHIDSIINSGTISQGISLDKSTIGSIENSGTIGNGGIKLYNESQVSSITNNEGAKADLDLKNNSVVDLVINNGQMEITKDDTSHINAFGNNGNLQSKFKNEGEMKLLENSKDAILEQGLENTGSIEIINNAGTITSITNTFNNKTKDTKENSTIGTIINTGIIGNEATPLATQDITYGINNSGTIEKLINSSGDLSDPNAGKNIHIYGGINNSGYMDIFNTGNIHGGITNSGTLIVSNGHIHPATANEEATWHAGFIGKNNNGYQLENNGQGKISIDGWYFKDLEYTQSNEQRLENSIIIGGDNIGGISADKIYVNTSKLQLNTIYDANTFFADKDGNIAGDKTNNGAGVDGNNIYSLSGIYDFVGLGNGKYVANVNLSELSGKTLAKSMVYSSRLRNINISNILRDLNTKNFQTEFSQTLDMQLSKAGEAYGNDADLLAELEDIFIPNKNPNAKNHSFLLPYYNHSSIKIGRSIGQLDVDTVGMIGGSFRELPNDYGIIGFYAGYEDASKEQNTQRIKFDDKTYYGGLTYYGILARDGINQYYISASTRLDYTKSDIEKSYKNIPTTIDSEAKTYGYGVDVKLGANYYNTLDIARISPEIGLSYYGMSNKNFSLRHIDGLREHYLAEQFNFIDASAALKWYKPWSDKIRSNVTIGAIVNLYEDAKGNLKLGQNTLSSDIETSKYYGFGQLGFSYAIADNADLSLNYAGAFTFDNTTSHTMFLKLGMWW, encoded by the coding sequence ATGTCTTATTTTACGGGGGGGGGGATTGAAAATTCTCAATCAAACAATACCTCTTTAAATTCATCTCATTCAAACAATAACTTTTCTTTTACTAAAAAAACTTTCTTATCTTTAGCAACTATATCTTTTCTAGCTACCTGTGCTAATGCTAGTATAGTTACTATAAGCGATCAAGCCTCTAATGGTTCTATAAAAATAACCAAAGCTAAAGATTCTAAAACACTAAAAGAAAAACAAACAAAAAATTCAAGAGATATTAGTGGTGGTAGCTGTAGTGGTACTACTTGTACTATAAGTGATAGCCAAACAGGTCAAATTAATATAAGTAATGGTGGTGGTACTTTAACTATAACCGATAAGGGTAGTGTTAGTGGTGGTGGACAAGGTATTATGGTTAACAATAAAGTTTCTAATGTAACTATTGTTAACCAAGGTAGTATTAATGGGAAAGTTAGTGGTATTAAAAGTCAAGGCACTATAGATAGTATATTAAATTCTGGAACTATAAGTGGTGGAAGTCACTATGGAGTTTATGTCAATGGTGGCTCTGTAGAAAGTATAGAAAATCAAAAAGATGGTGTAATACAAGGAAATAAATCAGGAATTCATCTTGATAATCAAGCTAAAATTTCTAGTGTGGTTAATAAGGGAACTATAGTTACAACAAGTGCTAGTGGAGTAGGTTTATATGAAGCTGGTGCTGGTATCAATGTTATAACTTGGGGTACTTCTATAAAAACAATTGATAATCAAGGTTTAATATTAACTTCTAATGCAGGTATAGGTGTATTAAGTAGTGCTACAAATGGTGATTCAAACGTTGAAACTTTAAAAAATTCAGGAACTATAGAATATACCGGATCTTTAGATATGATAAATGAAAAGAATGAAGGTTTTGGCCAAGGTGCTGGTATCTATATAAGTAATATGGATGGCATTCCAAAAATCAACACCATTGAGAATAGTGGATTAATTAATACTTACAACGGGATGTATTTTTCCTTAGGCTCTCAAGTGGAAAATATAAATAATCTAGGAACTATCCATGCCATTAAAGATGGTATTGTTCTAGGAAATGATGTAGGCTCTAACGAGAAACGCCAAACCGAAATCAAGCATATTAATAACACAGGCTCTATTATAGCAGGTAGACATGGTATATTTATAGATAAGTCAAGTAATCAAGAAGTCCCTTTCTACATCAACACTATCGAAAACAAAGGCACCATACTAGGACAAAGTGGTGCAGGTATATTTATAAGTGCACCCAAAGAACATATCAAAGACTACGTTAAATTAGATGGCTCAAATTCCCTCATAGCAGGTGGCACCGCAGGTATTCATAATAAAGGAACTATAGGTACTAATAACAATGGAGCTTCTGTAAATAATGGCAATGTAATTGACTTGCAAAACGGTGCTACTATAGCAGCATTATCTCCTAACAAAGATGGCAGTTTCAATTACAATCTAGCAGGCGATGCTATCTTAAATGAAGGAACTATAAAAGGTAATATTAACCTTGATAAAGAAGCTAATATTTATGGTGCTATAAATAATAAAAACACCATTACAGGAAATATCAGTTTAAATAATAATTCTTATGCTAGTTCTATAAAAAATGAAAAAGAAATTCAAGGTTCTATAAATTTAAAAAATGATTCTCACATAGATAGTATTATTAATAGTGGAACCATCTCACAAGGTATAAGTTTAGATAAAAGCACCATAGGTTCTATAGAAAACTCAGGAACTATAGGAAATGGTGGTATTAAGCTATACAATGAAAGTCAAGTAAGTTCTATTACAAACAATGAAGGTGCTAAAGCTGATTTAGACTTAAAAAACAATTCAGTAGTAGATTTAGTAATAAACAATGGACAAATGGAAATTACTAAAGATGATACTAGTCATATAAATGCTTTTGGTAATAATGGTAACTTACAAAGTAAGTTTAAAAACGAAGGTGAAATGAAACTTCTTGAAAACAGCAAAGATGCTATATTAGAACAAGGTTTAGAAAATACTGGTTCTATAGAGATAATTAACAATGCAGGAACCATTACAAGCATCACTAACACTTTTAATAATAAAACTAAAGATACCAAAGAAAATAGCACCATAGGAACTATCATTAATACAGGTATTATAGGAAATGAAGCTACACCTTTAGCTACTCAAGATATAACTTATGGTATTAATAACAGTGGTACTATAGAAAAGCTTATTAATTCTTCAGGTGATTTATCTGATCCTAATGCAGGTAAGAATATCCACATTTATGGTGGTATAAACAATAGTGGCTATATGGATATTTTTAATACAGGTAATATTCATGGTGGTATTACAAATAGTGGTACTTTGATTGTATCAAATGGACACATTCATCCTGCAACTGCAAATGAAGAAGCTACATGGCATGCAGGTTTTATAGGCAAAAACAATAATGGCTACCAATTAGAAAACAATGGTCAAGGTAAAATCAGCATAGATGGTTGGTATTTTAAAGATCTTGAATACACTCAAAGCAATGAACAAAGATTGGAAAATTCTATCATTATAGGTGGAGATAATATAGGTGGTATTAGTGCAGATAAAATCTATGTTAATACAAGCAAATTACAATTAAATACTATTTATGATGCTAATACTTTCTTTGCAGATAAAGATGGTAATATAGCAGGTGATAAAACCAATAATGGTGCAGGTGTAGATGGTAATAATATCTATAGTTTATCAGGTATTTATGACTTTGTAGGTTTGGGTAATGGTAAGTATGTAGCTAATGTTAATTTGTCAGAATTAAGTGGTAAAACCCTAGCTAAGTCTATGGTGTATTCTTCTAGATTAAGAAATATTAATATTTCTAATATATTAAGAGATTTAAACACTAAAAACTTCCAAACAGAATTCTCTCAAACATTAGATATGCAATTATCTAAAGCAGGAGAAGCTTATGGTAATGATGCAGATTTATTAGCTGAATTAGAAGATATCTTTATTCCTAATAAAAATCCAAATGCAAAAAATCATTCTTTCTTACTTCCTTACTATAACCACTCATCTATTAAAATAGGAAGAAGCATAGGTCAACTTGATGTTGATACTGTTGGTATGATAGGTGGATCTTTTAGAGAATTACCAAATGATTATGGTATTATAGGTTTTTATGCAGGTTATGAAGATGCCTCTAAAGAACAAAACACTCAAAGAATTAAATTTGATGATAAAACTTACTATGGTGGTTTAACTTATTATGGAATATTAGCAAGAGATGGTATTAATCAATACTATATTAGTGCTAGTACAAGACTTGATTATACTAAAAGCGATATAGAGAAATCTTACAAAAATATTCCTACTACTATAGATAGCGAGGCTAAAACTTATGGTTATGGAGTAGATGTAAAATTAGGTGCTAATTATTATAATACTTTAGATATAGCTAGAATATCTCCAGAAATAGGTCTTAGTTATTATGGTATGAGTAATAAAAACTTTAGTTTAAGACATATAGATGGTTTAAGAGAGCATTATTTAGCAGAACAGTTTAACTTTATTGATGCAAGTGCAGCTTTAAAATGGTATAAGCCATGGAGTGATAAAATAAGATCTAATGTTACTATAGGAGCTATAGTTAATTTATATGAAGATGCAAAAGGAAATTTAAAACTTGGTCAAAACACTTTAAGTTCGGATATAGAAACTTCTAAGTATTATGGCTTTGGGCAATTAGGTTTTTCTTATGCTATAGCAGATAATGCTGATTTATCATTAAACTATGCAGGTGCATTTACATTTGATAACACTACCTCTCATACTATGTTTTTAAAACTAGGAATGTGGTGGTAA
- a CDS encoding phosphatidate cytidylyltransferase codes for MFSKTRIFSAIVMIAVIAVVALVDNFLINFVIFGVLLFLAFNEAKAMFKSKHASVFVALCIFAIGAFLDKPFFIGLMALILILGYLVYKKSENLNELMPYIYPTLPILMLYQVLSYEGMFVLFWLIVIVVACDSGAYFIGKLIGERAFSPTSPNKTLEGVVGGIVCAGILGTIIGSFEFSLVKSIYISLIVAIFAVIGDLLESYFKRQAGIKDSGNLIPGHGGVLDRIDAVIIAAFAMATLV; via the coding sequence ATGTTTTCAAAGACAAGAATTTTTAGTGCTATTGTGATGATAGCTGTGATAGCTGTTGTTGCTTTAGTGGATAATTTTTTAATTAATTTTGTGATTTTTGGTGTTTTATTGTTTTTGGCATTTAATGAAGCAAAAGCTATGTTTAAAAGCAAACATGCAAGTGTTTTTGTGGCTTTGTGTATTTTTGCAATAGGAGCATTTTTAGATAAACCTTTCTTTATAGGACTTATGGCTTTGATTTTGATTTTGGGATATTTAGTTTATAAAAAAAGTGAAAATTTAAATGAACTTATGCCTTATATATATCCTACTTTGCCTATTTTAATGCTCTATCAAGTATTAAGCTATGAGGGTATGTTTGTATTGTTTTGGCTTATAGTGATTGTGGTTGCTTGTGATAGTGGGGCGTATTTTATAGGAAAACTCATTGGTGAGAGAGCTTTTTCTCCAACAAGCCCAAATAAAACCTTAGAAGGGGTTGTAGGTGGCATAGTTTGTGCAGGGATTTTAGGAACTATCATAGGCTCTTTTGAATTTAGCTTAGTAAAAAGTATTTATATATCTTTAATAGTAGCTATTTTTGCTGTGATAGGGGATTTACTTGAGAGTTATTTTAAAAGACAAGCAGGCATTAAAGATAGCGGTAATTTAATCCCAGGACATGGGGGAGTTTTAGATAGAATTGATGCTGTTATCATTGCAGCATTTGCAATGGCAACTTTAGTATGA